The Paenalcaligenes faecalis genome has a window encoding:
- a CDS encoding FAD-dependent oxidoreductase, with amino-acid sequence MSDRFDCDVLVIGSGPTGSTVALALASYGVSVHVVSRWNWVANTPRAHITNQRTMEVFRDLGIESECYKYATPWDQMGDSLITTSLAGEELLRIRAWGTDPERKGDYLSGSPCELLDIPQPLIEPILVNNARQRGASYAFNTEYLSHEQDENGVTVYLKDRLTSVNYTKRVKFLVGADGANSKVLEDLGLDLEGHMARAGTAYTLFEADLSQYVEHRPSILYWICSPEAAFGEIGFGLLRTVKPWNQWIAGWGFDITKGEPNLSDEEVVKKIRILVGDSSLEPKILNKSTWYVNQAYAPQYDRGRVFCAGDAVHRHPPSSGLGLNTCVQDAFNLAWKLAYVINGYAGRKLLKTYTAERAPVGKQIVLRANQSRVDYAPLQAVFRVEGADNPIEAGIRQFRSPCEKGVKAREAAEAALRLKQTEFSAQGVEMNQRYDSQAVIKEVEPEQWRRDKERYLQATTRPGAKIPHAWLVGKCGYRKSTLDVVGQGKFTLVTGLSGQVWVEAVQQCDLGFLSVVVVGSLDYQDPYCEWQRCREIEEDGALLVRPDGVIAWRQKQAGELCVDLAQQLLHSVMGRVLANL; translated from the coding sequence ATGTCAGATAGATTTGATTGTGATGTATTAGTTATTGGATCTGGGCCAACTGGCTCTACAGTAGCGCTTGCTTTAGCCTCCTATGGGGTGAGTGTGCATGTAGTCTCTCGTTGGAATTGGGTTGCTAATACGCCAAGGGCTCATATTACTAATCAGCGAACAATGGAGGTTTTTAGAGATTTAGGCATTGAGTCTGAGTGTTATAAATATGCAACCCCCTGGGATCAAATGGGAGATAGCTTAATTACTACGAGCTTAGCTGGGGAGGAGTTGTTGCGTATCCGTGCGTGGGGAACAGACCCTGAGCGTAAAGGTGATTATTTGTCAGGTAGTCCATGTGAGCTTTTAGATATTCCTCAGCCGCTAATTGAGCCAATATTGGTGAATAATGCTCGTCAACGGGGCGCGAGTTATGCATTTAATACTGAGTATTTATCGCATGAGCAAGATGAAAATGGTGTGACAGTATATTTGAAAGATCGCTTAACATCAGTAAATTACACGAAGAGAGTTAAGTTTTTGGTTGGTGCTGATGGTGCTAACTCTAAAGTCCTTGAGGACCTAGGATTAGATTTAGAAGGCCATATGGCTCGCGCAGGAACTGCATATACTTTGTTTGAAGCTGATTTAAGTCAATATGTTGAGCATAGACCGAGTATTTTGTATTGGATTTGCTCTCCAGAGGCAGCATTTGGTGAGATTGGGTTTGGCTTATTGAGAACAGTGAAGCCGTGGAACCAATGGATCGCGGGATGGGGTTTTGATATTACTAAAGGTGAGCCAAACTTAAGCGATGAGGAGGTAGTTAAAAAAATTCGTATCTTGGTAGGTGATTCTAGTCTAGAGCCGAAAATTCTTAATAAGTCAACGTGGTATGTGAATCAGGCGTATGCTCCTCAATATGATAGAGGTCGTGTTTTTTGTGCAGGTGATGCTGTTCATCGACACCCCCCTTCTAGCGGTTTAGGTTTAAATACCTGTGTGCAAGATGCGTTTAACTTGGCATGGAAGTTAGCGTATGTTATCAATGGTTATGCTGGAAGAAAGCTGCTAAAAACCTATACTGCCGAACGCGCGCCTGTAGGGAAACAGATTGTTTTGCGTGCTAATCAGTCACGTGTGGATTACGCACCATTGCAGGCTGTTTTTAGAGTTGAAGGGGCTGATAACCCAATCGAAGCAGGGATTAGGCAATTCAGAAGTCCTTGCGAGAAGGGGGTGAAAGCGCGAGAAGCAGCAGAAGCTGCGCTGCGTTTAAAGCAAACAGAATTTAGCGCGCAAGGCGTTGAGATGAATCAGCGCTATGATTCACAAGCGGTGATTAAAGAAGTGGAGCCAGAACAATGGCGCAGAGATAAAGAGCGATATTTACAAGCGACGACCAGACCTGGGGCTAAGATTCCTCATGCTTGGTTAGTAGGAAAGTGTGGATATAGAAAATCTACTTTGGATGTAGTGGGGCAGGGAAAGTTTACTTTAGTTACTGGCTTATCAGGGCAGGTTTGGGTAGAGGCAGTACAACAATGCGATTTGGGCTTTTTGTCTGTGGTTGTGGTTGGATCACTGGACTATCAAGATCCTTATTGTGAGTGGCAACGATGCAGAGAGATCGAGGAGGATGGTGCTTTGCTCGTGCGTCCTGATGGGGTGATTGCTTGGCGTCAGAAGCAGGCAGGGGAGTTATGTGTAGATCTAGCACAACAGTTACTTCATAGTGTGATGGGGCGAGTATTAGCTAACCTATAA
- a CDS encoding GntR family transcriptional regulator — MLGIIVHLLIANTRINMPSKNAQAYELIRVKLFSGNYMFGEAISVKELSEETGISRQPIMTALYRLQEQGFVEIIAQVGCKVVQPELQTVLDFYEMFAAIESVLVGFAAQRAQPTELYRLKSLHAQISALNPSHPQVEQHYRQLNIEFHKELHTLAKSPQVSLRQQANFDLSDFYLLQTQSFKQNLPFAGHEHQSIILAIENKDNLQAAQLAREHILNVAENIKKTWRKSTPYLSQTRQ, encoded by the coding sequence TTGCTTGGTATAATAGTACATTTACTAATAGCAAATACAAGAATAAATATGCCGTCTAAGAATGCACAAGCGTACGAGCTCATCCGGGTTAAACTTTTTTCTGGCAACTATATGTTTGGAGAAGCCATATCAGTCAAAGAGCTTAGCGAAGAAACTGGCATTAGCCGACAACCTATTATGACTGCTCTCTATCGCCTTCAAGAACAAGGGTTTGTAGAAATCATTGCACAAGTTGGGTGCAAGGTTGTCCAACCTGAACTTCAAACAGTTCTTGATTTCTATGAAATGTTTGCTGCTATTGAATCTGTTCTAGTAGGGTTTGCTGCGCAACGTGCCCAGCCTACTGAGCTATACCGCCTTAAAAGCCTTCATGCCCAAATCAGTGCATTAAATCCATCACACCCACAAGTAGAGCAGCATTACCGCCAATTAAACATTGAGTTTCATAAGGAGCTCCATACACTCGCCAAATCCCCTCAAGTCAGCCTCCGTCAACAAGCTAATTTTGATCTGTCTGACTTCTACTTACTACAGACTCAAAGCTTCAAACAAAATCTACCCTTCGCCGGCCATGAGCATCAATCAATCATTCTAGCCATAGAAAATAAGGACAACTTACAAGCAGCTCAGCTAGCTAGAGAGCACATTCTGAATGTAGCAGAAAACATAAAAAAAACATGGAGGAAATCTACACCTTATTTATCTCAAACTAGGCAATAA
- a CDS encoding TRAP transporter substrate-binding protein, which translates to MKRFLAICAGALALSVSSIAVADKPTTMRFSNFAGPTSFLTKGIFEPLVKDIEKDSDGLLKIQLFSGGTLVKPEDAFDAVRRGVVDMAWSLTGYNPGRFIAAGVTEVPLQAQNVREGSEAVWALYENGLIDGFEDVYVFGLSSSAVALLHSGKKANSLDDFKGERVRAAGPLASASIEALGLTPIGLPASQVAENLSKRVLAGSVNDWVSSQTWQIADFVNYHIDVPLGAATAYVIINKKKYDNLPEAAKAALAQHSGKSFVGRWSTNLEAENQRVKAEVLKDEKHVVITPSPEELARYTNTVQNVVNEWIAATPKGQEIWDVYTDTIDKVRAE; encoded by the coding sequence ATGAAACGTTTTTTAGCTATTTGTGCTGGCGCCCTAGCGCTTAGCGTTAGCTCTATTGCCGTGGCTGATAAGCCAACCACAATGCGATTTTCTAACTTTGCTGGCCCTACTTCCTTTTTGACTAAAGGTATTTTTGAGCCATTGGTTAAAGATATAGAAAAAGACTCTGATGGCTTACTCAAAATTCAACTATTCTCTGGTGGCACCTTAGTCAAACCAGAGGACGCTTTTGACGCTGTTCGACGTGGTGTAGTTGACATGGCATGGAGCCTAACTGGTTACAACCCTGGCAGATTCATTGCCGCAGGAGTGACAGAAGTCCCCCTCCAAGCACAAAACGTGCGTGAAGGCTCTGAAGCTGTATGGGCTTTATATGAAAACGGCCTTATTGATGGGTTTGAGGATGTTTATGTCTTTGGCCTTTCATCATCAGCTGTAGCTCTATTGCACTCAGGAAAAAAAGCAAATAGCCTAGATGACTTTAAAGGTGAACGCGTAAGAGCTGCGGGTCCCTTAGCATCTGCCTCTATCGAAGCCCTTGGACTAACTCCTATTGGCCTCCCTGCATCCCAAGTCGCAGAAAACCTATCAAAACGAGTTTTAGCGGGCAGCGTTAATGATTGGGTATCCTCACAAACCTGGCAAATTGCTGATTTTGTTAATTATCACATTGATGTTCCTCTTGGCGCAGCCACAGCTTATGTCATTATCAATAAAAAGAAATACGATAACCTTCCAGAGGCTGCAAAAGCCGCACTAGCACAACATAGCGGCAAATCCTTTGTCGGTCGCTGGTCTACAAACCTAGAGGCTGAGAACCAACGCGTAAAAGCAGAAGTCCTAAAAGACGAAAAGCATGTAGTAATCACTCCCAGTCCAGAAGAGTTAGCTCGCTATACCAATACGGTACAAAATGTAGTTAATGAGTGGATAGCAGCCACTCCAAAAGGGCAAGAAATCTGGGATGTTTATACAGATACAATTGATAAAGTGCGAGCTGAGTAA
- a CDS encoding TRAP transporter large permease has protein sequence MQADLHAYRERISLVLNGTGRWIDQLSKFSAILSLVALILLSLATLLDILLRSFSSHGVRGLFELNGLFMAIIISGFLSLVFIQRRNIRVDIMSSVAGTNQLGVALISTLSEALMMVGLTTVLGFRAWDAYQYKETTIVVGVSTTGFWVCAFSIMLFSTFLIVGRSAAQWARLLLTKAYTQQGFWRGLGVMLIAFIISACLVFEFLSGDYSVGLQASIVFLSLYILIAAQVPIGISLALLGILSLSLLLGSESAFVIAQNETARALTSIDMAAIPLFLLMGNFATWAGLSGDIFNAGTSLVGSRRGGLAMASVMGCGGFGAICGSSIATTATFGKVAFAEMEKRNYAHSLAAGCIAAGGTLGALLPPSVVLIVYCVVVEVSIRDAFQAALLPGLFAMIMYIIAIMITVRIKPELTPTIEKFDWIIARKAMLQAWRPIILFILVLGGLYGGVFTTQEAASVGAVLALAFALMTKGFGWEKFKLSLVDTAINSGAIYIIFIGANIFAGFMSFSDVASLILGFVNIDTTPHWIILLCLVIFYLLLGTVFDTLAAVLVTTPLVVPLILGMDYDLIWWGVVTLSLVEIGMITPPLGMNVFVMRSVVGERLQLSSIFKGVTPFLLADLIRIGLLVSFPIISLWLPKILNS, from the coding sequence ATGCAAGCAGACCTACACGCTTATCGTGAACGTATAAGCTTAGTTCTTAACGGAACAGGGCGATGGATAGATCAATTAAGCAAGTTTTCTGCAATTCTTTCTTTAGTTGCGCTGATTCTGCTTTCATTAGCTACCCTGCTTGATATTTTGCTACGTTCTTTTAGCTCACATGGTGTCCGAGGGCTATTTGAGCTAAATGGCTTATTCATGGCAATCATTATCTCCGGTTTTTTGAGCCTAGTGTTTATACAAAGACGAAATATCCGCGTTGATATTATGAGCAGTGTCGCAGGCACAAACCAGCTAGGGGTTGCTTTGATCTCTACACTTAGCGAAGCCTTGATGATGGTAGGTCTGACAACTGTACTTGGTTTTAGAGCTTGGGATGCATACCAATACAAAGAAACCACTATCGTAGTTGGAGTATCTACGACAGGGTTCTGGGTATGTGCATTTAGCATTATGCTCTTTAGCACCTTTTTGATCGTCGGTCGTAGCGCAGCGCAATGGGCACGACTCTTGCTCACTAAAGCCTATACACAACAGGGTTTTTGGCGTGGACTAGGCGTTATGCTAATCGCCTTTATCATTAGCGCATGCCTAGTCTTTGAGTTTCTTAGCGGAGACTATAGTGTTGGTCTCCAAGCTAGTATCGTCTTTCTGTCCTTATATATTCTGATTGCAGCTCAAGTCCCCATTGGCATTTCTCTTGCTCTATTGGGAATTCTGAGTCTAAGCCTACTACTCGGCTCAGAATCTGCCTTTGTTATTGCTCAAAATGAAACAGCACGGGCTTTAACTAGTATAGATATGGCTGCAATCCCCCTATTTTTATTAATGGGAAACTTCGCAACATGGGCTGGTTTATCAGGAGATATTTTTAATGCAGGCACCTCTTTAGTTGGTTCTAGACGAGGTGGGCTCGCCATGGCCTCAGTCATGGGATGTGGAGGGTTCGGTGCTATCTGTGGCTCATCTATTGCAACAACAGCAACGTTTGGAAAAGTCGCTTTTGCTGAAATGGAAAAGCGTAACTATGCACATAGCTTAGCTGCTGGCTGTATCGCAGCTGGAGGTACCCTAGGGGCCTTACTACCTCCTTCTGTTGTCTTGATTGTCTACTGTGTTGTAGTTGAGGTTTCTATACGTGATGCCTTCCAAGCAGCCTTATTACCAGGCCTGTTTGCCATGATCATGTATATCATAGCCATTATGATTACAGTTCGCATTAAACCAGAGTTAACTCCAACCATCGAAAAATTTGATTGGATCATTGCTCGTAAAGCCATGCTCCAAGCGTGGCGCCCCATCATCCTATTTATTCTAGTATTAGGGGGCCTATACGGTGGAGTTTTTACTACCCAAGAGGCAGCCTCTGTCGGTGCCGTTTTAGCCCTCGCTTTTGCACTAATGACCAAAGGTTTTGGATGGGAGAAGTTTAAACTATCTTTAGTTGATACTGCCATTAACTCCGGGGCAATTTATATTATATTTATTGGTGCTAATATATTTGCAGGCTTTATGAGCTTCAGTGATGTAGCCAGTTTAATCTTAGGCTTTGTCAATATTGATACCACTCCCCATTGGATAATTTTACTATGTTTAGTTATCTTCTATTTATTACTGGGTACCGTTTTTGATACCTTAGCTGCTGTGCTCGTTACAACCCCGCTTGTAGTTCCATTAATTCTAGGCATGGACTACGATTTAATCTGGTGGGGTGTAGTAACCTTATCCTTGGTTGAAATAGGAATGATTACCCCTCCACTGGGAATGAACGTCTTTGTAATGCGTAGTGTCGTTGGAGAGCGACTCCAACTATCAAGCATTTTTAAAGGGGTAACTCCTTTTTTACTCGCGGATCTAATTCGCATCGGTTTACTAGTCTCTTTTCCTATTATCAGCCTATGGTTACCTAAGATATTAAATAGTTAA
- a CDS encoding IclR family transcriptional regulator domain-containing protein: protein MQKKLAKPVYPRVRALERGLELISALSELGWATPSELAHHTGIHRTTIYRLLDTLVQNKYMHMRPSDGRYSLTKRFSEIAAGIRDEDWVAQVVSPHLGNLLYQIQWPSDFATFTEGRLIIKESTHRFSPMSIHRKMIGKPRPLINSALGIAFLSAVSDDSRTKILSLAKLAGDESINLSEQESLTKSIQFTRARGYSESSGGTQHNISAIAKPICWRNRVLGAINIMFFRQALSPIKAAELYLEALNECVHNIEIELDEMPLDLYAGWIRRRK, encoded by the coding sequence ATGCAGAAAAAGTTAGCGAAACCAGTCTATCCTCGTGTGCGCGCTTTAGAGCGAGGCCTTGAACTCATAAGCGCATTAAGCGAGCTCGGTTGGGCCACACCTAGCGAGCTCGCTCATCATACAGGTATTCATCGCACAACGATTTATCGTCTTTTAGATACGCTTGTACAAAATAAGTATATGCATATGCGTCCTAGTGATGGGCGCTACTCACTTACAAAACGTTTCAGTGAAATAGCAGCCGGGATTAGAGATGAGGACTGGGTTGCACAGGTAGTCAGCCCTCATTTAGGTAATTTACTCTATCAAATTCAATGGCCTAGTGATTTTGCTACTTTTACAGAGGGGCGCCTCATAATTAAGGAGTCAACTCACCGTTTTAGCCCGATGTCTATTCACAGAAAGATGATTGGCAAACCTCGTCCTCTTATTAACTCTGCACTTGGAATCGCTTTTTTAAGCGCGGTCTCTGATGACAGTCGAACAAAAATACTCAGTCTTGCTAAACTAGCTGGGGATGAGTCTATAAACCTAAGTGAACAAGAAAGCCTAACAAAAAGCATTCAATTTACTCGTGCCCGAGGTTACTCTGAGTCTTCTGGCGGTACTCAACATAATATTAGTGCTATAGCTAAACCTATATGTTGGCGTAATCGAGTGTTAGGTGCCATTAACATCATGTTTTTTAGACAAGCGCTCAGTCCAATTAAAGCGGCGGAGCTTTATTTAGAAGCTCTAAATGAGTGCGTACATAACATCGAGATCGAGTTAGATGAGATGCCTTTAGACTTGTATGCCGGATGGATACGTCGTAGAAAATAA
- a CDS encoding ISL3 family transposase, translated as MSPFDFILGLAGVEVIRAERGSTLQVWAQPTRRPSCMYCQSAPVRIKATEVRTLKHTRQGNRLMLLHLRVPKYHCVACNRYFRHRFAGILPRYRATECFKLEVFEAHHGGVSQRQISRTHQLGSATVERWYQGFIKQRVSELSARECPTVLGIDEHFFSRKKGYATTLVDLKNHKVFDVVLGRSEASLEGYLRRLTARDRVRVVVMDLSPTYRAIVRKYFPKAKIVADRFHVVRMVNQHLMAHWKECDAIGRKNRGLISLMRRHHWNLTPIQQARLARYLESYPTLAAMYDAKQRLMHFLLLKGLTARKVRTLLPEFMALVEQFRQSPARKMAETLSSWFEPIIRMWRFTKSNGITEGFHTKMEMLSRRAFGFRNFENYRLRVLAHCGWDGVINRV; from the coding sequence ATGTCCCCATTTGATTTTATCTTAGGTCTTGCTGGTGTGGAAGTGATTCGTGCTGAGCGTGGTTCAACACTACAGGTGTGGGCTCAGCCCACACGACGTCCTTCGTGCATGTATTGTCAGAGCGCACCGGTGCGGATTAAAGCCACTGAGGTTCGTACGCTTAAGCATACACGGCAAGGCAATCGCTTAATGCTGCTGCACCTGCGTGTGCCTAAGTACCACTGTGTGGCGTGTAATCGTTATTTCCGCCACCGTTTTGCAGGCATCTTGCCACGCTACCGTGCGACAGAGTGCTTCAAATTAGAGGTGTTTGAGGCGCACCATGGCGGTGTGAGTCAACGTCAGATATCGCGCACGCACCAGCTAGGTAGCGCAACGGTTGAGCGTTGGTATCAAGGCTTTATTAAGCAGCGCGTTTCTGAACTCTCGGCTCGAGAGTGTCCAACGGTTCTGGGGATTGATGAGCATTTCTTTAGTCGTAAAAAGGGCTATGCCACGACGCTTGTTGATCTAAAAAACCATAAAGTATTTGATGTGGTGCTAGGCCGATCCGAGGCCAGCTTGGAGGGGTATTTACGCCGGTTAACAGCTCGAGACCGCGTTCGAGTCGTGGTGATGGATTTATCACCTACTTACCGGGCGATTGTGCGTAAGTATTTCCCTAAAGCCAAGATTGTCGCGGATCGTTTCCACGTGGTGCGTATGGTGAATCAGCATTTGATGGCGCACTGGAAGGAGTGTGATGCAATAGGTCGAAAAAACCGGGGCTTGATCAGTCTCATGCGACGTCATCACTGGAACCTAACCCCAATACAGCAAGCGAGATTAGCCCGTTATTTAGAGTCATACCCCACGCTGGCCGCAATGTATGACGCCAAGCAACGGCTGATGCATTTTCTGCTACTCAAAGGCTTAACGGCTCGAAAGGTCAGAACGTTACTGCCAGAATTTATGGCGTTAGTAGAACAGTTCAGGCAAAGCCCGGCTCGCAAGATGGCCGAGACGTTAAGTAGCTGGTTTGAACCCATCATTCGGATGTGGCGTTTTACGAAAAGTAATGGCATTACCGAAGGCTTTCACACTAAAATGGAAATGTTATCTCGCCGTGCGTTTGGGTTTAGGAATTTTGAGAACTACCGCTTGCGCGTTTTAGCTCACTGCGGTTGGGATGGTGTCATTAATCGCGTGTAA
- a CDS encoding IS3 family transposase (programmed frameshift): MKKSRFTESQIIAVLKEADAGMKVSDVCRQHGISSATYYNWKSKYGGMEASEMKRMRELEEENAKLKRLFADVSLENQAMKDLFGKKGLVTAEKKACAEGLIARGVSVVRACLATGLSRSGYYRPEKDWRIADAAVINAINDVLKKAPQAGFWKCFGRLRFQKYGFNHKRVYRVYCRLGLNLRRCIKHVLPKRTPQPLVVENKPNHQWALDFMHDTLYCGKRYRTLNVLDEGTRECLAIEVDSSLSADRVIRTLEQLKAERGLPQQIRLDNGPEFISVKLMDWCEKNEVKIQYIQPGKPQQNAFIERFNGTFRREFLNAYLFESLHQVRDMAWFWRLDYNEERTHESLGDIPPSVYRQQLENSALHHKRGTAEFITLMFVQNR, encoded by the exons ATGAAGAAATCACGATTTACTGAATCGCAAATTATTGCGGTGTTAAAAGAAGCGGATGCGGGCATGAAGGTAAGCGATGTTTGCCGCCAGCATGGTATTAGTAGCGCCACGTACTACAACTGGAAATCGAAATACGGTGGCATGGAAGCGTCTGAGATGAAGCGGATGCGTGAGTTAGAGGAAGAAAATGCCAAGCTCAAACGCCTGTTTGCGGATGTCAGCTTAGAGAATCAAGCGATGAAGGATTTATTTG GCAAAAAAGGGTTGGTGACAGCAGAGAAAAAAGCGTGTGCTGAAGGCCTTATTGCTCGCGGTGTCAGTGTGGTGCGAGCCTGTTTGGCAACGGGACTAAGTCGTTCTGGTTATTATCGCCCAGAAAAAGACTGGCGCATAGCGGATGCTGCTGTCATTAATGCGATTAATGACGTATTAAAAAAAGCACCTCAAGCTGGTTTCTGGAAGTGTTTTGGTCGATTGCGTTTTCAGAAGTATGGATTTAATCATAAACGGGTGTATCGTGTTTATTGCCGTTTAGGGCTTAATTTAAGGCGCTGCATCAAGCACGTTTTACCCAAACGCACGCCTCAACCCTTAGTAGTGGAGAATAAACCAAATCACCAATGGGCACTGGATTTTATGCACGATACCCTTTACTGCGGTAAACGTTACCGCACGTTAAACGTATTGGATGAAGGCACGCGAGAGTGCTTGGCGATTGAAGTGGACAGCTCGTTATCCGCCGACCGCGTCATCCGTACCTTAGAGCAGTTAAAGGCAGAACGTGGGCTACCCCAGCAGATTCGTCTTGATAACGGCCCTGAGTTTATTTCAGTCAAGCTAATGGATTGGTGTGAGAAAAATGAAGTAAAAATACAGTATATTCAACCGGGTAAGCCCCAGCAAAATGCTTTTATTGAACGTTTTAATGGCACTTTTCGGCGAGAGTTTTTAAATGCGTACTTGTTTGAGTCATTGCATCAGGTACGAGATATGGCATGGTTCTGGCGATTGGATTACAACGAGGAGCGCACGCACGAAAGTTTAGGTGATATTCCCCCGTCGGTATACCGACAACAACTGGAAAATTCGGCTCTTCATCATAAACGGGGGACAGCGGAGTTTATTACACTTATGTTTGTTCAGAACAGGTAA
- a CDS encoding HigA family addiction module antitoxin, whose translation MRMNNPAHPGLVLREYLGDLTVTEAASRLKVTRAALSRILNGSAGISADMALRLKEALGTSAEMWVRMQGQYDLWQAEQKERPAIQSFHEPVMA comes from the coding sequence ATGCGTATGAATAATCCTGCCCATCCGGGTCTTGTACTGCGCGAGTACCTGGGAGACTTAACGGTTACTGAAGCGGCATCACGATTAAAAGTGACACGAGCCGCGCTTTCCCGAATTCTAAATGGCTCCGCTGGTATTTCTGCTGATATGGCACTGCGTCTCAAAGAAGCATTAGGAACGAGTGCTGAGATGTGGGTTCGCATGCAAGGCCAGTATGATTTATGGCAGGCTGAGCAAAAAGAACGTCCTGCCATTCAATCGTTTCATGAGCCCGTCATGGCTTGA
- a CDS encoding DUF262 domain-containing protein: MSFQTPITIKKALNEISRNKYLLPSIQREFVWDTNQIEVLFDSIMQNFPINSFLFWKVFGERVTDYKFYKFITDYHERDNYRNDVYNTSGENEIIAILDGQQRLTSLYIGLKGSYTYKEPRKRWDNDSAFQKRNLYLNILSESKDIDKKYDFKFLTEDESKDNDKDTLWFKVGDILNIESTYDLNSFVFDKQAKLGISSNKSRYALDTLMRLHDTVNNKASINYFLEEDQSLDKVLNIFIRVNSGGTSLSYSDLLLSIASAQWKKKDAREEITKFVDEINSIGDGFNFNKDFVLKSCLVLSGIQNISFKVDNFNQKNMLKIESLWDNIKESIRLSVLLAESFGYNRDTLTSNYALIPIAIYINKLGNQKNFIDSPKFEIDRKNIFKFLIISLLKRLFGGQPDNVLKPIRDIINENQLSFPINEIKDKFKGTNKSLSFDNEDIDSLFDYKYNQAYTYSILALLYPSLSFKNKFHKDHIYPKSIFTSKNLDSLGLNKDDMEFYLGNFDFLSNLQLLEGLHNIDKSNKDFKEWLDSNFTDNEDKKSYMKKNYIPSNIDLSLNNFPEFIEERQKLIRNYLIKILD, encoded by the coding sequence ATGTCATTTCAAACACCAATAACAATTAAGAAAGCTCTTAATGAAATAAGTAGGAATAAGTATCTACTCCCCTCAATACAAAGAGAATTTGTTTGGGATACGAATCAAATAGAAGTATTATTTGATTCAATAATGCAAAACTTCCCAATAAATTCTTTTCTATTTTGGAAAGTATTTGGCGAAAGAGTAACGGATTATAAGTTTTATAAATTTATCACTGATTACCATGAGAGAGATAACTACCGTAATGATGTATATAACACTAGTGGTGAAAATGAAATAATAGCTATACTTGACGGTCAACAAAGGTTGACCTCTTTATATATTGGACTAAAAGGAAGTTATACTTACAAAGAGCCTAGGAAGAGATGGGATAATGACTCAGCATTTCAAAAAAGAAATCTGTATTTAAACATACTATCAGAATCAAAAGATATAGATAAAAAATATGATTTTAAGTTTTTGACTGAGGATGAGTCGAAAGATAATGATAAGGATACGCTTTGGTTTAAAGTTGGAGATATTTTAAATATTGAATCTACTTATGACTTAAACAGCTTTGTTTTTGATAAACAAGCAAAACTTGGTATTAGTTCTAATAAATCCAGATATGCATTAGACACATTAATGAGACTTCATGATACTGTAAACAATAAAGCCTCTATAAATTACTTTTTAGAAGAAGACCAAAGTTTAGATAAGGTTTTGAATATTTTCATAAGAGTTAATAGTGGAGGTACATCTCTAAGTTATTCAGACCTTTTACTTTCAATTGCTTCAGCTCAGTGGAAGAAAAAAGATGCTAGGGAGGAAATAACAAAATTTGTAGATGAAATAAACTCAATAGGTGATGGTTTTAATTTTAATAAAGATTTTGTACTTAAGTCTTGTTTAGTTCTTTCAGGTATACAAAATATATCCTTCAAAGTAGATAACTTTAACCAAAAAAACATGCTTAAGATAGAGTCTTTGTGGGATAATATAAAGGAATCTATCCGACTATCGGTTCTTTTAGCAGAGAGCTTTGGTTACAACAGAGATACATTAACTTCAAATTATGCCCTAATACCAATAGCTATATATATAAATAAACTAGGAAATCAAAAAAACTTTATAGACTCTCCGAAATTCGAAATTGATAGAAAAAATATATTTAAATTTCTAATTATCTCACTATTAAAAAGATTATTTGGTGGTCAACCAGATAATGTTTTAAAACCCATCAGAGATATAATAAATGAAAATCAACTATCATTTCCTATAAATGAGATAAAAGACAAATTCAAAGGGACTAATAAGTCTCTATCTTTTGACAATGAGGATATTGATAGTTTATTTGATTATAAATACAATCAAGCTTATACATACTCAATATTAGCATTACTCTATCCATCTCTTAGTTTTAAAAATAAGTTTCATAAAGACCACATCTATCCAAAATCTATATTTACTTCAAAAAATCTAGATAGTTTGGGATTAAATAAAGATGATATGGAATTTTATTTAGGAAACTTTGATTTCTTATCTAACCTTCAGCTTCTTGAAGGTTTGCATAACATTGATAAAAGTAATAAAGATTTCAAAGAATGGCTTGATAGTAACTTTACGGATAATGAAGATAAAAAATCCTATATGAAAAAGAACTATATTCCTAGCAATATCGACCTAAGCTTAAATAACTTCCCTGAGTTTATAGAAGAAAGACAGAAGTTAATAAGAAATTATTTAATTAAAATATTAGATTAA